The Terriglobia bacterium genome window below encodes:
- a CDS encoding transcription elongation factor GreA translates to MPEHIKKKLTEEIRTLERELNHELPKELKKAVAMGDLSENAEYHMAKQRQEYVRARLGQLKKRMAELSLVNMNNIPRDKAALGSTVRVYDSTKDEQIEYKLVTSEESDISKGLISTTSPIGRALMGKKAGDTATVVTPSGNREMEVLSLLTIHDEAEQD, encoded by the coding sequence ATGCCAGAACACATCAAGAAAAAGCTTACCGAAGAGATTCGAACGCTGGAACGCGAATTGAATCACGAACTCCCGAAGGAGTTGAAGAAAGCCGTCGCCATGGGAGACTTGAGCGAAAACGCCGAGTATCACATGGCCAAGCAGCGGCAGGAATACGTCCGCGCGCGGCTGGGACAGCTCAAGAAGAGGATGGCCGAGTTGTCGCTGGTCAACATGAACAACATACCCCGGGACAAGGCGGCCCTGGGATCGACGGTAAGAGTGTATGACTCCACCAAGGACGAGCAGATCGAGTACAAGCTGGTGACCAGCGAGGAATCCGACATCAGCAAGGGACTGATCTCCACCACCTCGCCGATCGGGCGCGCCCTGATGGGAAAAAAGGCCGGAGATACGGCGACGGTGGTCACGCCCTCGGGCAATCGTGAGATGGAAGTGCTCTCGCTGCTGACCATCCACGATGAAGCGGAGCAAGACTAG
- a CDS encoding AI-2E family transporter: MASKRGEGDPEVLHEAVDDESRPQRVVGLPRTQEEADELHRQMRASASATMVLGVLAGLSVFYFAKLPIIVLLISILLAFILAPLADLFQRIRLPRSLAALIAVLLFMAVLYGIGQVSYNKAVSFSHDLPKYSGRIRSVLGRVRQQAQEFRKTTSSVMPEEEKQAANAPKFTVQQEKDWTEYLSGGLGPTIEIVFAASFIPFLTYFMLSWQDHVRSATVMLFRMKNRNTAYVTLGLMASMIRRFIVGNVLVGLFIGAMSTVIFGALHLPYFYFIGFMSGFLSLVPYLGVLLAAVPPLLSGIGQIGGGGIVAILMTVLGLHLFALNVLYPKFLGSRLQLNPLAVTLSLLFWGWLWGAMGLVLAVPMTAAIKIVFDHIETLRGYGSWLSE; the protein is encoded by the coding sequence ATGGCAAGCAAGCGCGGCGAGGGAGATCCGGAAGTGCTGCACGAGGCGGTGGACGATGAATCGCGGCCGCAGCGCGTCGTAGGACTTCCGCGGACGCAGGAAGAAGCGGACGAACTGCACCGGCAGATGCGCGCCAGTGCGTCAGCCACCATGGTGCTGGGGGTGCTGGCGGGGCTGTCGGTGTTCTATTTCGCCAAACTGCCGATCATCGTCCTGCTGATTTCGATCCTGCTGGCATTTATCCTGGCGCCGCTGGCGGACCTGTTTCAACGCATCCGGCTGCCGCGCTCGCTGGCGGCCCTGATTGCCGTGCTGCTGTTTATGGCCGTGTTGTACGGGATCGGTCAGGTGTCCTACAACAAGGCGGTCTCGTTCAGCCATGACCTGCCGAAATATTCCGGAAGGATCAGGTCGGTGCTTGGGCGGGTTCGTCAGCAGGCCCAGGAATTCCGGAAGACCACGTCGTCGGTAATGCCGGAAGAGGAAAAGCAGGCGGCGAACGCCCCCAAGTTCACGGTCCAGCAGGAGAAAGACTGGACCGAATACCTGAGCGGGGGACTGGGGCCCACCATCGAGATCGTCTTTGCGGCATCCTTCATTCCTTTCCTCACCTACTTCATGTTGAGTTGGCAGGACCACGTGCGCTCGGCCACGGTGATGTTGTTCCGCATGAAGAACCGCAACACGGCCTATGTGACGCTGGGGCTGATGGCGAGCATGATTCGGAGGTTCATCGTCGGCAACGTGCTGGTCGGCTTGTTTATCGGCGCCATGAGCACGGTCATCTTCGGCGCCCTGCACCTGCCGTACTTTTACTTTATCGGCTTCATGAGCGGGTTCCTCAGCCTGGTGCCGTACCTGGGCGTGCTGCTGGCGGCGGTTCCGCCGCTGCTTTCCGGGATCGGGCAGATCGGTGGCGGAGGCATCGTCGCCATTCTCATGACCGTGCTCGGGTTGCACCTTTTCGCGCTGAATGTGCTGTACCCGAAGTTCCTGGGCAGCCGGCTGCAACTGAACCCGCTGGCGGTCACGTTGTCGCTGCTGTTCTGGGGATGGTTGTGGGGCGCGATGGGACTGGTGCTGGCGGTGCCCATGACCGCCGCCATCAAGATTGTTTTCGATCACATCGAGACGCTGCGCGGTTACGGCTCGTGGCTAAGTGAGTGA
- the ruvX gene encoding Holliday junction resolvase RuvX, which yields MSGQQHPTSSVPDQSAHSPHRRILGLDVGSKTIGLAVSDPLGITAQGLATVRRKNKRTDFGLLERAILDHDVCELVVGYPLRMSGAEGRQSEKVAAFAEELRQRFSLPVHLWDERLTSVQANRLLREMELSIAKRAAAVDRMAAVLILQSYLDAHSKT from the coding sequence GTGTCCGGTCAACAGCATCCCACCTCTTCCGTTCCGGACCAATCTGCGCACTCCCCGCACCGCCGCATTCTCGGCCTCGATGTCGGGTCCAAAACCATCGGCTTGGCCGTTTCCGACCCGCTCGGCATCACCGCCCAAGGCCTGGCAACCGTTCGCCGCAAGAACAAGCGCACCGACTTCGGCCTTCTCGAACGCGCCATTCTCGACCACGATGTCTGCGAACTCGTCGTCGGGTACCCGTTGCGCATGAGCGGCGCCGAGGGCCGGCAATCGGAAAAGGTCGCGGCCTTTGCCGAGGAACTCCGCCAGCGCTTCTCCTTGCCGGTGCACCTGTGGGATGAGCGCCTGACCTCGGTTCAGGCCAATCGCTTGCTCCGCGAAATGGAACTCAGCATTGCCAAGCGTGCCGCCGCCGTGGATCGCATGGCCGCCGTGCTCATCCTCCAGTCCTACCTCGACGCACACTCCAAAACCTAG
- a CDS encoding isoaspartyl peptidase/L-asparaginase — protein sequence MSNQPILVVHGGAWAIPDDMVEAHLQGVRHAVDAGWKVLERGGSALDAVEAAIVVMEDDETFDAGRGSFLTRDGRVQLDALMMDGRTLRAGGVGCVEHIRHAIHAARKVLEESHHVYLVAQGAEAFAQEHGIELISNEELIIPREVERLREAQQKEVAGEKHELFASPTTSHDTVGAVALDSNGNIAAGTSTGGTLNKTPGRVGDSSLIGCGCFADNESAACSTTGWGEPMMKLVLAKWAADRVLAGHDPAKVAPDAIHYLHRRLHGHGGIILLDGKGRFGLAHNTPRMAWAVRRGDRQEQGITVPRDTAMAP from the coding sequence TTGTCCAACCAGCCGATCCTTGTGGTCCACGGCGGCGCGTGGGCGATTCCTGACGACATGGTGGAAGCGCATCTCCAGGGTGTCCGCCACGCCGTGGATGCCGGCTGGAAGGTGCTGGAGCGCGGCGGGTCGGCGCTGGATGCGGTCGAAGCGGCTATCGTGGTCATGGAGGACGACGAAACCTTCGACGCCGGGCGCGGCAGTTTTCTCACCCGCGACGGGCGCGTGCAACTGGACGCGCTGATGATGGATGGACGGACGCTGCGCGCCGGCGGCGTCGGTTGCGTCGAGCACATTCGTCATGCCATCCATGCGGCGCGCAAGGTGCTGGAGGAAAGTCACCACGTTTACCTGGTTGCGCAGGGCGCGGAAGCGTTTGCGCAGGAGCATGGGATCGAACTCATCAGCAATGAGGAGCTCATCATCCCGCGCGAAGTCGAGCGCTTAAGGGAAGCGCAGCAAAAGGAAGTGGCGGGCGAAAAGCACGAGCTCTTCGCCTCGCCGACGACCTCGCACGATACGGTGGGGGCGGTCGCCCTGGATTCGAACGGCAACATCGCGGCCGGTACCTCCACCGGCGGCACGCTCAACAAAACGCCGGGCCGGGTGGGCGATTCCTCGCTGATCGGCTGCGGCTGCTTTGCCGACAACGAAAGTGCCGCCTGCTCGACGACCGGCTGGGGCGAGCCGATGATGAAGCTCGTGCTCGCAAAGTGGGCCGCCGACCGGGTCCTGGCGGGCCACGACCCGGCCAAGGTCGCACCCGATGCCATCCACTACCTGCACCGGCGCTTGCATGGCCACGGCGGCATCATCCTGCTGGACGGCAAGGGACGTTTCGGCCTGGCGCACAATACTCCGCGCATGGCCTGGGCAGTGCGCAGGGGGGACCGGCAGGAGCAAGGGATCACGGTGCCCCGCGATACGGCCATGGCCCCTTAG
- the mltG gene encoding endolytic transglycosylase MltG codes for MRVFSTLFLILVLVAALWLAWALYLPVQPSGTQFVLLRPGSSSRRIAAELQSAGVIRSARAFLLMHYALGSTLKAGEYKFDQPATARQIHDRLARGDIFVHTITIPEGYNLYDIAGVVQLAGLGSAKDFLIAAKEDVAFIRDLDPQAASLEGYLFPDTYGFTRTQSMHDMIAVMVHRFRRDAAQLGLICAGQQPPPSSSESGAAGCADIHAVVTMASIVEKETAAPEERPMVAGVYYNRLQRHIALAADPTVIYAALVSGRYTGAIHQSDLQFDSPYNTYRHAGMPPGPIANPGRASLEAALHPAKTDFLYFVSDGNSHHRFARTLDEHSRNVAAYRRTLANSR; via the coding sequence ATGCGCGTTTTTTCCACACTTTTTCTGATCCTCGTTCTCGTCGCCGCCCTCTGGCTGGCCTGGGCGCTCTACCTGCCCGTCCAGCCCAGCGGCACGCAGTTCGTTCTTCTGCGCCCGGGCTCCTCCAGCCGCCGCATCGCCGCCGAACTGCAATCTGCCGGCGTCATCCGCAGCGCGCGCGCCTTCCTGCTAATGCATTACGCTCTCGGCAGCACCCTCAAGGCCGGCGAGTACAAGTTCGACCAGCCCGCCACCGCGCGGCAGATTCACGATCGTCTCGCCCGCGGCGACATCTTCGTCCACACCATTACGATTCCCGAGGGTTATAACTTGTACGACATTGCGGGCGTGGTGCAGCTTGCCGGGCTCGGATCGGCCAAGGATTTTCTCATCGCCGCCAAAGAGGATGTCGCTTTTATCCGCGATCTCGATCCCCAGGCTGCCAGCCTGGAAGGCTACCTGTTCCCCGACACCTACGGGTTCACCCGCACCCAGTCCATGCACGACATGATCGCCGTCATGGTGCATCGCTTTCGCCGCGATGCCGCACAATTGGGCCTGATCTGCGCCGGCCAGCAACCGCCGCCGTCGTCATCGGAATCCGGCGCCGCCGGCTGCGCCGACATTCACGCCGTTGTCACCATGGCGTCGATCGTCGAAAAAGAGACAGCAGCTCCCGAGGAGCGCCCCATGGTAGCGGGCGTTTATTACAATCGCCTGCAACGCCACATTGCGCTCGCCGCCGACCCCACTGTCATCTATGCGGCGCTCGTTTCCGGGCGCTACACCGGAGCCATCCACCAGTCCGACCTGCAGTTCGATTCGCCCTACAACACGTACCGCCACGCCGGAATGCCGCCGGGGCCGATTGCCAATCCCGGGCGTGCTTCCCTGGAAGCCGCGCTACACCCGGCCAAGACCGATTTCTTGTACTTCGTCAGCGACGGCAACAGCCATCACCGCTTTGCCCGCACTCTGGACGAACACAGTCGCAATGTCGCCGCCTACCGCCGAACCCTTGCCAACTCGCGCTGA
- a CDS encoding four helix bundle protein → MSGSYGDLKVWQKAMELVYRVYEATQSFPKHELYGLVSQLRRAAVSIPSNIAEGKGRSGDPEMIVFFCHARGSIHEVETQVLISKHLKYLDEVQSHELLERAGEVARMLNGLMTALTVTA, encoded by the coding sequence ATGAGCGGATCTTATGGTGATCTTAAAGTTTGGCAAAAAGCCATGGAACTCGTTTATCGGGTTTACGAGGCTACCCAGTCCTTTCCAAAACATGAACTCTATGGGCTGGTAAGCCAGTTGCGGCGGGCGGCAGTTTCCATACCAAGCAACATTGCCGAGGGCAAGGGGCGATCCGGTGATCCGGAGATGATCGTGTTCTTTTGCCACGCCCGCGGCTCAATTCACGAAGTCGAGACGCAGGTCCTAATTTCAAAGCACCTCAAGTACCTGGATGAGGTGCAATCGCACGAACTGCTGGAGCGCGCGGGTGAAGTTGCACGTATGTTGAATGGCCTCATGACGGCACTGACCGTCACCGCCTGA
- a CDS encoding CarD family transcriptional regulator — protein sequence MISNANLNFDIGDKVVYPNHGVGTIEQISSRTIGASVERFYLLKIKSSSLKVMVPFHNVASVGLRRVIRNGDVQKVIDFLTDGKCCNHSDWKYRFKENSEKMRTGSLLEVAAVLKGLLLLAQSKPLSFREKKMLERARYLLVSELAMAKNCDELQVEQLLSKTLSKSKLRFPETVAEA from the coding sequence ATGATCAGCAACGCGAATCTGAACTTCGATATCGGGGACAAAGTCGTCTATCCCAACCACGGCGTAGGAACCATCGAACAGATCAGCAGCCGCACCATTGGCGCCAGCGTCGAGCGCTTTTACCTCCTGAAAATCAAGTCCAGCAGCTTGAAGGTGATGGTGCCCTTCCACAACGTGGCCAGTGTCGGGCTGCGGCGGGTGATTCGCAATGGCGACGTGCAGAAGGTCATCGATTTTCTCACCGACGGCAAGTGCTGCAACCATAGCGATTGGAAGTACCGCTTCAAGGAGAACTCGGAAAAGATGCGTACCGGCTCGCTGCTGGAAGTAGCGGCCGTGCTCAAAGGCTTGCTGCTGCTGGCGCAGAGCAAACCTCTATCGTTCCGCGAAAAGAAGATGCTGGAACGTGCCCGCTACCTGCTGGTCAGCGAGCTGGCCATGGCCAAGAACTGCGACGAGCTCCAGGTCGAACAACTGCTTTCCAAGACGCTGTCCAAATCCAAGCTCCGCTTTCCGGAGACCGTCGCGGAAGCCTGA
- a CDS encoding CDP-alcohol phosphatidyltransferase family protein, which produces MSWTSVVGHGSKVILHKIVHGLALTKINPNYLTFLGLLINLGAGVLFGYANAENQARMFRYAALVIIAAGIFDMVDGRVARATGQVTDFGGFFDSVIDRYSDVALYFGLLVYYARGNRFFYVVLTAVVMVTSVMISYTRARAETLIGKCKVGFMERPERIVLVIIGACFNRMAPVLWVIAVIGNITVIHRIVHTYGQTRERDLSRLREPEPIEQEWAPK; this is translated from the coding sequence ATGAGTTGGACGAGCGTAGTCGGGCACGGGAGCAAAGTAATTCTGCACAAGATCGTGCACGGGCTGGCGCTCACCAAGATCAATCCCAACTACCTGACGTTCCTGGGCCTGTTGATCAACCTGGGCGCGGGCGTGCTGTTCGGCTACGCCAACGCCGAAAATCAGGCGCGCATGTTTCGTTACGCCGCGCTGGTGATCATTGCCGCCGGCATCTTCGACATGGTGGACGGGCGCGTGGCCCGGGCGACCGGACAGGTCACCGACTTCGGCGGATTCTTCGATTCGGTGATCGATCGTTACAGCGATGTGGCGCTCTATTTCGGCTTGCTGGTGTATTACGCGCGCGGCAACCGGTTCTTCTATGTTGTGCTCACCGCCGTGGTCATGGTCACGTCGGTCATGATCAGCTACACGCGCGCCCGCGCCGAGACGCTGATTGGCAAGTGCAAGGTCGGATTCATGGAACGGCCGGAACGCATCGTGCTGGTGATCATCGGCGCATGCTTCAACCGCATGGCGCCGGTGCTGTGGGTGATTGCCGTCATCGGAAACATCACCGTCATCCACCGCATCGTTCACACCTACGGGCAGACGCGGGAGCGCGACCTCTCCCGCCTGCGTGAGCCCGAACCGATCGAGCAGGAGTGGGCGCCCAAGTAG
- a CDS encoding PilZ domain-containing protein, translated as MPQRVSEYKGFAQSSAALKRLDRQDWYRWACILTITLVELFGLWSLARPGIKTSLFEQDALERGIFGLFGLVLLFAVFAAYQQFLIAGLRRRLAAQIGMNATLEMLRPAATSESPVAERRQIQRYHFDQMLKIALLVRGRETTLSGWTADISDGGVGAVIPEVLPPGTRSTIRFRTERDSPELVIEAVIRHQRGFHHGFEFVSLTSDQLRQIRAAYVGAVPFRDLYQDTPPAETKSAARGRASGKQ; from the coding sequence ATGCCGCAAAGAGTCAGCGAGTATAAGGGCTTTGCACAGAGCAGCGCCGCTCTTAAGCGGTTGGATCGACAGGATTGGTACCGCTGGGCCTGTATCCTGACTATCACGCTCGTAGAATTGTTCGGGCTATGGTCTCTCGCCAGACCCGGAATTAAGACCTCCCTCTTTGAGCAGGACGCACTCGAAAGAGGAATTTTCGGCCTCTTCGGGCTGGTGCTCCTGTTTGCAGTATTTGCGGCTTACCAACAGTTCCTGATCGCCGGGCTGCGTCGCCGACTCGCCGCTCAAATTGGGATGAACGCGACTCTGGAAATGCTGAGACCCGCAGCGACGTCGGAATCTCCGGTCGCCGAACGACGCCAGATTCAGCGCTATCACTTTGACCAAATGCTGAAGATCGCCCTGTTAGTACGCGGGCGGGAAACCACCTTGAGCGGGTGGACGGCGGATATCAGTGACGGCGGTGTGGGTGCAGTGATCCCGGAGGTACTTCCGCCGGGAACGCGGTCAACGATTCGATTCCGCACCGAGCGGGACAGTCCCGAACTGGTTATCGAAGCGGTGATCCGCCACCAGCGCGGATTCCACCACGGATTCGAGTTCGTAAGTCTCACGTCGGACCAGCTTCGACAAATCCGCGCGGCGTACGTCGGGGCGGTACCTTTCCGAGATCTGTACCAGGACACGCCACCGGCAGAAACGAAAAGCGCGGCTCGTGGCCGCGCTTCTGGAAAACAATAA